In Labrus mixtus chromosome 11, fLabMix1.1, whole genome shotgun sequence, a single window of DNA contains:
- the tspan13a gene encoding tetraspanin-13a, translated as MVCGGFVCTKNGLCALNILYVMVSLLLVGVAAWGKWFGLVSSIRVVAGVIGVGIFLFMVAFVGLCGALKHHQVLLFFYMIILFIVFVVQFSVSCACLSLNKDQQNNLLEVGWNKSESTQMDVEKTLDCCGYSSFNPNGTCAARCFHSNPPVICNTCASIIQQYAGEVLRFVGGIGLFFSFTEIVGVWLAHKYRNIKDPRSNPGAFL; from the exons ATGGTTTGCGGCGGATTCGTTTGCACCAAGAACGGACTCTGCGCTCTGAATATACTTTACGTT aTGGTGAGTCTGCTGCTTGTCGGAGTGGCAGCCTGGGGGAAATGGTTCGGCCTGGTCTCCAGCATCAGGGTGGTGGCGGGGGTCATCGGCGTGGGCATCTTCCTCTTCATGGTCGCCTTTGTGGGTCTGTGCGGCGCCCTGAAGCACCACCAGGTCCTGCTCTTCTTT TACATGATAATCCTGTTCATAGTGTTTGTCGTGCAGTTTTCTGTGTCCTGCGCATGTCTGTCCCTGAATAAAGACCAACAG AACAATCTCCTGGAGGTTGGATGGAACAAATCTGAATCCACTCAAATGGACGTCGAGAAAACCCTCGACTGCTGTGGTTACTCTTCTTTCAACCCCAATGGCACATGTGCAGCT CGATGCTTTCACAGCAACCCTCCGGTGATTTGTAACACGTGCGCAAGCATCATCCAGCAGTACGCAGGAGAGGTGCTGCGGTTTGTGGGAGGTATCGGACTGTTCTTCAGTTTTACCGAG ATCGTTGGTGTTTGGCTTGCccacaaatacagaaatatcAAAGATCCTCGATCAAATCCGGGAGCCTTCCTATAG